In Zingiber officinale cultivar Zhangliang chromosome 9B, Zo_v1.1, whole genome shotgun sequence, the genomic window CCAATTTTCCCCTAAGCTCTTTCAGAATTGATTGATAATCTGGGTATCACAATATGAAGTGATGGATCAAAGAAGTCCTTGTAAATGCACGTTCTCCTCGAAGTAAAGATGAACAATCTAGACAACATCTATAGTCTTCCTGGAAGCTACAAAATAGGCCATTAGAATATGAGATTTGTCAGTTGCAGAGTAAACCCATTGCTTCTTGTTCACCAGCCTCTAACTGATAAATCCCCGCAATGCTATTAGTAGGAGTAGTAGTATCAACAAATTCCTTTTCTTCATCGAGAGCAAGTAATGATTCGCCATTGTTTTCATCAATTAATGGATCAAGAGTGTTAGCTTCGAGGTAGGCACTCCTGAAGTCTTCAATGACATTGCATGATGTTGCATAGtcattgatcccgtccggaagctgagtcaggtGTGGGTGTCGATGACGAGGGCAAGAACGTTAACAGGGAGAAGACCTGGGCCTGGGACTTGAGGGTATGCCACAGGTTTTTCGCCTTCCCACAAAGGGGGACGATCGGAGCTAGGACCATGAACCTGCGGACACCACAGACCAAGAACCCGGGAGTGTTAGTGCGAGAATCAAGGAAGAGGTTCTAGGCGCAGACACTTCAACACTCAAGTCATGAGCAATACCCAGCGAAAAAtgcaggaagaagatgaacagtagtactGTAGTAGATACGTGTGCGCGCGTGTACTTgaaagaggacctcccttttataCTCCCTTATAACCTCCGTAATTATGAGGTATCAGAGAATGTCGAATGTCAGGGTATATTGGATGAAAGAGGATGTACAGCGGACTCCCATTAGGTAGGGGAAGGTTCCGCTTTATGCATGTGGCAAAACATCGGAATATTCTCTAACGAATAGCTATTATTCTTTGACAAGTAGTTGTGATTCCTTGTCAATATTGtctcctagcaatagtctgacaGGTGTGGAACCGACCGGTAGTAGATTAGGAGCTGTGCCCATGAGAAATGAGGGGACTGTGCCCTAGGATCCGAACAACGTAGTGCCAGCCAAGAGTAGATTGGGAGTGGGGGACTGAGCCCTAGGGTCCGACCGACATGGAGCCGACTGGGAGTTGTGCCCAAGAGAAGTGGGGGGACTGAGCCTTGGGGTTCGACCGGTATGTAGTCGGCTGGGAGTAGACTGAGAGTTGTGCCTAGGAGTAGGGGGACTGAGCCCTGGGGTCCCACCGGTATGTAGCCGGTCGGGAGTAGACTGGGAACTGTGTCCAGGAGAAGTGGAGGGATTGAGCCCTAGGTTTGACTGACATGTAATCGACCGGGAGTAGACTGGGAGTTGTGCCCAAGAGAAGTGGGGGGATTGAGCCCTGGGTCTGACCGACATGTAGCTGGCCGGGAGTAGACTGGGAGTTGTGCCCAAGAGAAGTGGAGGAGGACTGAGCCCTCAGTCCGACCAACATGTCCGACCGACATGTAGCTGGCTGGGAGTAGACTGGGAGCTGTGTCTAGGAgaagtagggatgtaaatgaaccaaacggttcgcgagctattcggagctcgattaggtaaaaagctcgttcgagttcgttcgtttatcttatcgagtcgagctcgagctcgatttcgagctcgacagttttatcgagccgagctcgagctcaaggATAtttggctcgtgagctcgcgaacatgttcgtttataggctcgcgagctaaAAAACacgagccttaaaccgagccaaaaaatgagctctaaaacgagccaaaaaagcgagctctaaaacgagccttaaaataagccaaaaaaaaaagagctctaaaacgagcaaaAAACAAGCTCTAaatgagcccgagctcgcttaacgagttaggctcattaactttgataatcgagctaataacgagccgagctcgaactgttcgcgagcttgataattctaaaatgagccgagctcgagcctcgTGATAAAaactcgattcgagctcgagccgagctcgagcccgaatataacttaaatgagccgagctcgagcctaatactgttcaactcggttcggctcgtttacatccctaaggAGAAGTGGGGGACTGAACCCTGTGTCCTGACTGTTGGGATATGCCTGATGTGGTGCGTGCTaaaacatgtttcgtaaacatgcgcagcgaaaaataaaacaataataattcctaaattattacatcactcGCACTacacacatacaaggatacaatgTGCCAAACATGatcgtataattaaatttttacggaaagtaaatttacgctaggtgtactttacggatgacctgtaacgagaaggacatcaaccgtagcgacgctgttgaacctcgcctctattcatatccacgccgagctccttaagacaactccttgagtacaagcctctccttcggaagttactagccacgagcgaagaagagggatcaagaggaagaggaagaggaagaggaagaggaagagaagcacacaagaaaGAGATTTCTTCCGTGTgacacatacaaggatacaatgTGCCAAACATGatcgtataattaaatttttacggaaagtaaatttacgctaggtgtactttacggatgacctataacgagaaggacatcaaccgtagcgacgctgttgaacctcgcctctattcatatccacgccgagctcctcaagacaactccttgagtacaagcctctccttcggaagttactagccactagcgaagaagagggatcaagaggaagaggaagaggaagaggaagagaagcacacaagaaagagatttcttccttgtggtggtcacgacaacaaggggaagggcttccccttgttggcggcgataaagagagaggggagagggagaggagaagagaagttgggttaagatttttcaaaaaccttacaagccaattaatgatctcatgtgtatattttctctcaaccatatcaatatatatagctctcattaatgagttggattagaaagctcaaatcgaacccattatctcttaacaaaaaattagcctattaatcccttggtttggttcacaactaaaccaagttggttcatgactaattgataattaaacaaaatatggtccactcttccataagagatgtgacctATCCGCGCTTCtattgcgacaaatatttccatatttgtcttatgtatggttcaaccaaacatttatcttttaatctaagaatcttattctttgacttgttttacgtcttttagagactcgttagtgcgtgtgacccaataggttcccggtttatcttggccgtccataattaattacttaattacagaacaatcatgagtgacacctagtagtatattatgatccccaattagtcgtaaaattatatttgatcttagaattaattctaaacccttcagcagtgagtcgtgtctcgtttctttcactcgtcttatacccacttggttcaggacatgaccTTCGTGTCTTGTtctcactaggctgactacgtcacacctagtccaagtaatacttcttcgttctgcggattcaaattacttgtacatgtgtacaagagtctcacactcttaacatatgatgttttggccaaaaactttgagtaataatcctaacgagtggccatagggtatacttctcctcgcaaggagcggtaaatcctctgtgggctatccaaagaTATttgggcacttcaacttatactcaatcattccgggtccacacctcaatgagatgcttgcttaagatgtcaaagtgtAAGTttctatgaccaagatgacttgtataccttaagtcgaaggaaacttgcacttgtGCTGCattaagaacttcacagacatatttatatatatgtagagaaccatatgaaatcttacagcgagtcactccaataaactagttaccataattagcatccacatttaactctcgacatcccaatgcctccagccagtgagaaaacagcTGATTggtcgaaccaaggagtataacccgtgctaatcttacagaattgatgatatccgaatgcatcaatttgactactagggaaatttcaatatattcataattgcacatgtagagataatcactagttgcgatcccatcacaaattctctcatgctatgaattatattatggatattcagtaaatgagtttaagacaatcgaacatataatatgcactcaaatagtgaatatatacttatcaaataaatagaaaaaaaatcttaaggcgattgccttaggacattccTCAAATTCTAACACACTAGGGCCTAGGTTGGCCGGGACTGGATTGGGATTAGTTATGCGGTGTGGGGGACCAAGTTCCAGGGAACCTGCCTGCGACTACCACCTACTCTTGACCGCCACATCAACTTGACTATTGACCTCCTCATATTCCTAGGGTCCTCCATTATACACCATATCAATCATAAATTTGATTGTTAGGAACAACACAAATTTTCATAGCTTCTGCACCAGTATCCAAAGGTTTCTCTGTCACCTCAAGGTTTCCTACTTCGCCAATTTCTTCGGTACCTTTAATCTTCTAGTCCTTTGCATCCGTAGATTGAAAAACCACAAGTTTAGAATTTTCCTCTACTTCAAGAGCCTTCTTGTTCGCACTATCCTCCTATATGGCATGAATTGCATCCTCAAACAACCCACCATCCGGAATCTTACCTTTCTCCTTGTCTTGGACATGACCAAGGATGAAGGTTCTTACTCTTCAACTTTTCCGTCAATGACACCTTTGTCAGGGAAATTATTAGTGCTCAAAACCTACAACACGCCGTCGTCATCAACCTGGATAAGGTTCGATACATCATGAGCCGAGATAGATTTCCTATCTCCCTCAACTGAAGAAGGAACTATGCCACCTACGCCGGCTAAACTCACAATATCCGTAGAGTCCTTATCTTCTACAAGATATGCTGGGTCTCACCCTAGTCCCCAATGCATAAAGTCACTGAAGTAAGGGTTGAATGTAATCAAAGGGAAGGAAGTGACTCTTTCATCTTCTCCCAATCTGTGATCTTGGCCTTGCCTTGTTTCTCTCGTGAACGCCGCAACTGTCCCACCATGCTGATGCTTGGCCCCTAAGTTTGACAACAACCAATTTCATTTTCACACAACAGGTACTTCCTCATAataaaaaatcatctccacaacgTACAAGAAAACTAGGGAAGATCAACTAGAAATCCGAGATCTTCGTACCATTCTTTTCAACCATGGCTTTCGCGATTGTGATAGGGTTTTCAAAAATGGAATTAGAAttaagataagggaacttacgaCCTTCAAGGTCTTGCGCTGCCAGATGTTGAGTTAATTTGCGACTTGTATTTCATCCTATACGCTATGATCATGGTGTAGGGCAATCGAATCCTTTCTCAATTGGATCCTGCCTGTTGCGACCATGCCCACGACCATACCGACCATTCATTTGATCTACTAAGCTCTAATATTAATTGATGCCAGACATAATAGCGATTATTCTGGAGGCGGAAGTTAGAGAGAAATTGTAGAGAAAACAAGACACGAGAAATTGACTAACGAAGAGAAATCATTGTTTGTAGGTTTTATCGAAAAAAGAGTTTGATTGAATAATAAAGATAATGTTTAAAACAACTAAACAAACGTTTAAATAGACCCAAAATCCTAACTTGCAAAAGACGGAAAtatccttgaaccctagaatgaaacttattaaaaatagtaataaaaatgTCCGGAGCCTTCGAAAAGGCTctaaatgacatttttttttaCCCGAAATTGGTTGGTTACGGGTTCCACTCGGTAATAACTATGAATCTCTAAACAATCTTCGATTTAGCTTGTAGAACATCTTATTCTGAtaccgaatcaaaagttatgatccaTTGAAGCTCGACCCCTCCTGCATTAGGTGCTAAGGGCAGTCCGGTGCATGAAACTCTTGCTAATGCGGGTCTCGGAGAAGGGTTCACAACCTTACCTTGCTTTGCAAGAGATTGTTTTTGTGACTCAAACTTATGACCTCTAGGTGACACAATAACAACTAAAGGGGtgcttagtaaaaaaaatatatcgagTCTGTTGAAGATTGTCACTGCTGCCATTTTTTAAGATGTCTCTTTAGGATTATCACATACCTTAGTCTAGAGTGTCATGTTGTTGAAGTTTCTTTGTTTCTACTTTAATCATCGTCATGTTCCTCACAtgtctagttttttttttgtgaaattgTTTATTGATGCAACGTGCTAGATATAGCATAGTCTCAAATGGGAGGAACTGTAGAGTTCATGGCCATCCATTCATGCAATACTGTAATTTGCTGCGACAGCGATGTAGACAGGCAGCGAAGAATCGAGGCCCGAGGGACGAGCAATCCTACTATCTACTGCAACGTTGAGACGGGGTAAACTACCGAACCTAAAGCAGTTCTAAGCAACATTGTAGTTTCCCAGCCGGATCTAGGTATCGTTTCGCTTGTGCTTATTTTGACGGGATTCTTTTCCCTCAAGCAAGTCATGAATGGGTAGAGATTCAAAACGTAGAAAGAAAATGTTACTTACTTTTAAAGGGCCCTGCAGCAACAGGTCGAATATCTAAATGCCACACATACCATCGTCGTAAATGGTGTACCATTTACTCTTTTCATTCACGACTCTAGCTTATGAATAACCCTAAAGACCATGAACTCTGCTCATAAGAAGATGCAGTTGTTCATTCCAGTCCATGAAGATATTCGACTGTAGCGGATAGCCATTCACTCTAACCATTCACGCGACGGAagaagatggaggatccagaatcaCTTGTTAGGGAATGGGGAAAGAGTAGAGTCTAGAGTCTGTCTGCTCTCAGGAAGGAATATCTCCTCAACTCAGGATTTCTATAGCAGAATGGAATGGATATAGTTTTCGCTTTAACAAGGAAGGATTCATTCTATCTAATAGTTGTTTGAAGTCTGTTCAAACCTCTTCTATCTGTATAAGAGAGAGACTCAATAAAATACAATCGTCTTCTTCTGTATATGAGATTGATATGCGCGGGCCTCTATCTATATGAAGGTTGGACGAACTTGGATACTGATTCTAGAATGAAGATAACCTGTGTCAGATAGAATTGACATTGATCCCATGTCTTTATTGCCTAAAAAGCCTCTTCCCATTGATACTTGGAAAGCCCGCCTTAAGGAACGTGCATGGGCAGATAAGAGAACTAGAAAGCCCCTTGACTAGTCAATTAATTCAAGTTCTTTTGGTTGCGTACCTTGACTTGACCTTCCTTAGCCAGCTAGTCCACGGATCCGGTATACTTTCGTGGATCTTCCAAATGATCTCTGACAAGAATAGTCGAGCCCTCTTCTTGGAAAAGTGTGAAAAGAGCTCAGTTGCAACCGTCTGACATCCAAATGCTTAAGAGATTGCGATCAAATATCTATGATCAGCTTGAGGGTTATTTGAGTTACTAAGAGTTAATAATTATTTGAGTTACTAAGAGTCACTAGTATGGATTTGATCACACATGAGGtattattttatagcatgttatgTTTTTATCCGATATATGTAATAGTCCACTTTTAGGAATAACAATATAATTTTCTCTCTGCCAACTAAATGAATAATGGAATCAAATTAAGATTAAGTGTGCTTCCAGAGTTGATACAGTTGGAGAAAACTTAAgagtaaaataatattttatatcaatGTTGAATAAGTAATCAAGGCGTGAGTTTACTAGCCTATTCAGTATTGCCGTTTATAGAGAAGATCATGTTCTCTTCTCTCAAGGACGCTAGAGATTGGTGGATCTATTATAATTGCCTGCGAAGTACTGCTCACCCATGGATGGTCCCGTGTGTATGGCATTGCCTCAAGTTTACTTTTTATACTCAGTAGCATTTGCATTAATTCAACAGTTATGTAGGATACCTTATGACGCACTGAGGCTGTTCAAAAGATAGACTTGGATGTAAATATTTTATTGTCAGTAAGTGAGGATTTGGAAGCAAGCATGCCTCACTTATGCTTAAAAATATGTTGTATAACGATGAAGCCTTATTGTTTACTTGGTGACAATTCTCTTCCTTTTTCAGATGGACCGCGATGATCATGCTGAATATATTTCTGGATACCATGTGAAGCCAGGGCAAGAAATCCCTTCAGAATTAGACAGTCTTTCTCAGCCAAAGGGGGATTTGTCATCCCATCTTCAGCATACTGGGCCTGTAGAACAACTGAGCAGAACTGGATCTCCTGGCACAATAACAACCATGATTGGGTCTTCAATATCCTTATTGCATTCTACAGGCCCaaaatctacaaaaggaaatagcAGAGGTGATTTAGCAGATTCTGCGAACATATTGAATCTGAAACCAAATTCTTCTTCCCGATGTAACTTTTCTGGTGAAGCTAACCGACATGTTCACAAGGTATAAATTGTGTTTCTACAGTTTgacaaatttaattttagtttctgtCACTCATCATTATGCTGCTGTATTTGCTTATAGTGCTTCACATAATACAATGTTGAGTAGTATGCAAGGCAAACAGTTGATTATTTGCCCACAGAGCTAAACAGTTGAATAAGTGGTTATATTAAAATTTAGAATATTGTACGTATCTTCTGTGTCTTTGATGTGCACAACTGGTTTATCTAATAATGTTCTAGTTGATGTACATATTGTACATATTAGGCACATTCATCTATTAGTACAGACAACTATTCAGCGTATCCCAGTTTAATAAGTAAAGGTTGTACATTAGTTGacattcagtttttcaaatcaaGATTGTTTATACAGTTTGGCTTTTGTGTCTTATGCATTTTGCCTTCTAATCAAAGCTCTTGGTGTTTCAATCTCTTCTTTGAAGCTAAAACATTTCATATTTGTCTCAGGCTCAAAATCTGACTTCTCGTTCTCAGTCCATTGAAGCCATTCAAGGTCATTATAACTCACAAACAATCACTTCAATTTCTCATGAGCGACAGGTTGGGCTTCTTATTAAACAAAATCATACTAAACCAATAGGGACCAAAGAGACTGTCTTTGGCTATCAAAAGTTTGGAAGGAGTAGTAATTATGGATCATACAGAAACACTCGAGATTCAAGTGAGAATGTTTGGGGTCCACGGGCTAACAGAGACACATACAAGAGGTCTTTTGGCTCAACGAATGGAAAATTGTATGCAAATCAGCTTGTGtgcagaaataaatataataagccAGATTTTCAGAGTAAACATGACAAGGCCAAATTCTTCATGATAAAGTCATTTAATGAAGATGATATTCACAAAAGCATCAAATATAATGTGTGGACAAGTActccactaggtaatgaaaagttGGATGCTGCATTTTGGGATGCACAGGGATTAATGGAGAAGGGTTCAAAGTGCCCAATTTTCCTGTTCTTCTCTGTGAGTAACTAGaccaatatttttttgaaaaacatttacaTTTAGATTCTGTAATGTTTTTCAACTAAAAACAATTTCCCTTCATACATCCTTAGGGATTAGACATGCCACAGGGCATAACTTAGAACACTTTGCTAATAATTATTATATTGTATTGCATCTTGTTCTATTATTAATCCTGCCATAATTAATTTTGTATATTGTTTGAATAATTTTGCTTCTGCAACCACATTTCCATTACCTGATTTCTGTCTTGATTCTTTTTCTATATGAATTGCATATAACTTGTCTCAGAATTATCTTTTTCATTAATGAGACTCCATTTCTTCTTTTTAGTTTAAACAAAGCTTATAGGGTTCAGATAAAGGTTATCGGTATTGCTTAGATGATTCTCTGATTGAGTACTCATGGTTCATTCTTGTCATTGATTACAGGTTAATTCCAGTGGCCAGTTTGTTGGGTTGGCTGAGATGCTTGGACCTGTTGATTTTAACAAGAACATGGATTTCTGGCAGCAGGAAAAATGGAAGGGATTTTTGCCACTCAAATGGCACATTGTAAAAGACATACCAAACCAAATGTTTCAGAATATTACACTTGAAAACAATGGAAACTATCCTGTAGTTTTTAGCAAGGACACTCAGGAGGTATTACTTTCCCCAAATTttataaacataaaaataaatgtcCTTGTTTTGAAACCCTTTCAGATATGAGAAGCATCTGATTAATTAAACAACTTAATCTAGAACTGCATGTAGAAACTTTTTAATACTTGTATAAACTGTAACATTGGATTTTACCATTTCTAATTTACAGTCTCCATTTGGAACAGGTTATTTCAGGTTGAGAAGGTTAATAGAGAACGTTAATTGCAAAATGAATTATAATATGTATTTAAGATGCCAACGGTAATCTGCACAAGTGGTTTTGGTTATTAGAGATTTCCTCGAGAGAACCCTTTTTAAGTTAGTGAGGGCAAAATAGAAATATTATATTGTATCGTATTTATTAAGAGATAATTGTTGCACTATATTGTATAATATAAAAGATTGGGTCATAACATTTGATTACTAAATACTCACGTGAAATTAAATTCGTAACACATATAATTGTTAGCTCTAATAATTCCAACACATTCCTTGGAGTTGGAGCATAATATTGGATGCCCAACTTGTTACATCAAATAAAAGCTATTGCGAAAGTAATAAATAACTGATAAAAATACTCGACTTAGATGAAAACTGAAATATTGTTGTAGTGGTTGAGAAATTTGATGGTTGATTATGCTCTCAAATGATCTTCAATGAGAAAAAGTTGACAGTTGGACCTTTTGAACATGCAAGTTGATCAGCTCTTCAAATAATTGAAACAATCTTCACCCTTAGCTCATTGAAACTGAAGACTGAGAGTTTGAAGTTTAAGAATGTAAAAGATCATGCATATGAAATAACGAAAAAGACAAACTCAAGATGTTAATTGATGGTGAAATTTGAACATTTAATTTGAGGTGAAGAGGAAAGGATTTTCCTTGTTACTGCAACTTTTCTTTTTATCCAGATGTGCCTCTGCCTTTATGGATTTTGTGCTTCTCTTAAAATTGCcccttcttttatttctttaaataGGAATATGCTCTTTTTGAAACAGAGAATTTCTTCCTTTTTCGTTGCCAAATCTGATCCAACTGAAGGCAGCGAAGAACCATCTTTGAATTCAAATTTTTTAGTTCAATCAAAGTTGACAAACATCGTCTTTTGCTTGTCCTTGCCGTCAGTCAAAGAGTTGATCGTGTTTGAGTGGGTGAAACCTTTGAAGATGGTATGGATTATAAGGATGGTGGAGACTAGAGTAATTACAGAACTGGTGATGGCGCATAAGGTGGTTTGGATATTGCAAAAGAACAAACTTAAGTGAATCTGGATGATGCTTGACCATGGAGGATGATTAAGAGAGAGGTAGATCATGACAGATCCGATAATTAAAGTGAACATGTTGAGGCAGAGGATGCAAGCTTTAGAGTAGGCATGGAATGCCTTGTcaatattgttggtgcaagcttCCTTGGGTCAAGGTTAATCAGGTTAACTAAGCTCGGGTTGACTCgagcttgagtttcaatgtttggacAATGTGTGaatgagaagtcaagtaggtcaaggttgaccggagacttgactGGCAAAGTCATAACTAAAAGTTAGACAAACGAgaagtcctaattagaggttaggcaaatggaagacctagtgggtctaAGGTGGATTAGCAGGGAGctaaacacttggcacgagagaagtcctagttgggaactaggtaagGGAAAGTTCAAGTTGGTTAAGGGTTGATCTaacacttggtaaagaagtcctggtaggtcaaggatgactgtATGCTAGGCAATGGGAAGTCCCAACAACTCATGGAAGGCTTCAAGTTTGGGCAAAGGAACCCTAAAACCAGGTTTAGGGGATTAGGGCTgggcaatcgattgggtaatcgatcaagccaaagtcaatcgatcaggtgatcgattgagagtttTTCCTCACGAAACAGAAAGATACCTGATCGATTGAGAGTTTTTCCTCACGAAACAGAAATATTCTAGATCAATTGGGTAATTGATCAAGGACAAagtcaatcgatcaagtgatcgattgagagtattttttcataaaaacagaAAGGTTCTGGatcaattgggtaatcgatcacgATTATCTCCAATTGATTGGAGTGTGATTTTCGTGAAACATAGTGTGCTGAATCGATTAGGAAGGTGCCCAATAGATTGAGTTGTTCGCAAAGAGGCCGAATCGATTGAGAGTTTGCCTAATCGATTGGTAAGAGTTCGCAAGCGAACAGTAGGCTTTTGAagcaattggtcaatcgattagaaGTTGCTGAATTGATTGATATGATTCACCAATCGATTTGAGGTTTGAAAAAAGAGTTGTTTTGCAGGTGTTCGAATGGTCGGCTGACATAACAATCGATTGGGGAAAAGTTGAATCAATTGGCGGCGTCAagtgaaccctagaaaagggttttcgcAAAGGTTTGAAGGCACGGCTTGAAATCACTATTCACGCCAATTCTTGAGGGTTTGGAAGAAAAGTGTTGCTACACTTTCTAAGCATCAAGAGGCTATTCCAAGCAAGAAATGGGCAAGCAAAGCAAAGTTCATTGTTGTAATTGTTTTCGATTTCTTATGTAACCTAGGTTGCATTTCTTGTATTcaagtttgtacaaggcttctccaccttcgggaAGGAGGTTTCATAGTGCATCTGTAAGTGAagagtggacccttggattagtcatttcAAGGAGGTGaagaccaagtaaaatccaacGAATTAGCATTTGCTTCAAGTTTCCGTTGTAGCAAATTATCAACGAAGTGATTGTAACtaatcacccccctctagctctctacatgtcttaacaagtggtatcagagtgagactACTCTTCATTGGACTAATCGTTGAAAGAAGCAAGGgctagaggagaagaagaggaagttgaAGTTTTGAGCcctaaatttcaacaagtcaaaagGCTATTCATCAAAGGAGCTCAACTTGGAAATAGAATTCTGAGATAGATTTAGATATGACATCCGAGCACTTCCACCTTTCGGATTGGGAGGCTTCGACCAATGGAAGGCTAGGGTTGAGAATTTCTTCTTGATGAACATTGAAGAATGGTTCATCTTAATGGAGGGATTTGAAGCCCCAGTTGATGGTCAAGGAAGACTCctgaagaaaaagaagtggaccaaggagcaactCCTAAAATCCGAGACAAACAACAAGGTAACCAAAATTTTGGTTAATTTAATCCTTAACTACATCTTGTGTAAATTAGGGGATTACAAGAGTGTAAAtgattatggagcaaattggctaagctccATGAAGATTTATCCTCAACGGAA contains:
- the LOC122024266 gene encoding YTH domain-containing protein ECT4-like isoform X2 is translated as MDRDDHAEYISGYHVKPGQEIPSELDSLSQPKGDLSSHLQHTGPVEQLSRTGSPGTITTMIGSSISLLHSTGPKSTKGNSRGDLADSANILNLKPNSSSRCNFSGEANRHVHKAQNLTSRSQSIEAIQGHYNSQTITSISHERQVGLLIKQNHTKPIGTKETVFGYQKFGRSSNYGSYRNTRDSSENVWGPRANRDTYKRSFGSTNGKLYANQLVCRNKYNKPDFQSKHDKAKFFMIKSFNEDDIHKSIKYNVWTSTPLGNEKLDAAFWDAQGLMEKGSKCPIFLFFSVNSSGQFVGLAEMLGPVDFNKNMDFWQQEKWKGFLPLKWHIVKDIPNQMFQNITLENNGNYPVVFSKDTQEIGLPQGLQMLQIFKNYIPRTMLLDDFEFYEQREKSLQAIRRRRSARMNSDREFYGNSNHVHVEEAVSNLNVTGKSRNRFDLPSPSNSRRFGS
- the LOC122024266 gene encoding YTH domain-containing protein ECT4-like isoform X1, which codes for MDRDDHAEYISGYHVKPGQEIPSELDSLSQPKGDLSSHLQHTGPVEQLSRTGSPGTITTMIGSSISLLHSTGPKSTKGNSRGDLADSANILNLKPNSSSRCNFSGEANRHVHKAQNLTSRSQSIEAIQGHYNSQTITSISHERQVGLLIKQNHTKPIGTKETVFGYQKFGRSSNYGSYRNTRDSSENVWGPRANRDTYKRSFGSTNGKLYANQLVCRNKYNKPDFQSKHDKAKFFMIKSFNEDDIHKSIKYNVWTSTPLGNEKLDAAFWDAQGLMEKGSKCPIFLFFSVNSSGQFVGLAEMLGPVDFNKNMDFWQQEKWKGFLPLKWHIVKDIPNQMFQNITLENNGNYPVVFSKDTQEIGLPQGLQMLQIFKNYIPRTMLLDDFEFYEQREKSLQAIRRRRSARMNSDREFYGNSNHVKHVEEAVSNLNVTGKSRNRFDLPSPSNSRRFGS